One Streptomyces sp. R28 DNA window includes the following coding sequences:
- a CDS encoding Tat pathway signal sequence domain protein: protein MRKIVHRHLGKVVAGAAIAVAGTAVMVGITLPGTAGADETGGTDSGQSAQQAAQGQGAGAVPPGVVEQAPSEGDKGTGNDPLTDDEMDRAAKLAASPQLRSAGENVEGERGPQRVGVDFAEPEADESARANAPRRAEVTFYDYKTDALVTRTVNLDTGKVEQTTTEHGVQPPLSRAEYAEAAKILIADPLGAGMKADYKDATDKELTSPDQLLLNGAVYRAAPGAQPAVLDQCGEHRCVRLFPKVKNGPWIDARSFVIDLSARKVAKLDIG, encoded by the coding sequence GTGCGCAAGATAGTGCACCGCCATCTGGGCAAGGTGGTGGCAGGTGCGGCCATCGCGGTGGCCGGAACGGCCGTGATGGTCGGAATCACCCTGCCGGGGACGGCGGGGGCCGACGAAACCGGAGGGACCGACAGCGGTCAGAGCGCCCAGCAGGCGGCCCAGGGGCAGGGGGCCGGCGCGGTGCCGCCGGGCGTCGTCGAACAGGCGCCGAGCGAGGGTGACAAGGGCACGGGCAACGACCCGCTGACCGACGACGAGATGGACCGGGCCGCCAAGCTCGCGGCGAGCCCGCAGCTGCGCAGCGCCGGCGAGAACGTCGAGGGCGAGCGCGGCCCGCAGCGAGTCGGCGTCGACTTCGCCGAGCCGGAGGCCGACGAGTCGGCCAGGGCGAACGCTCCGCGCCGGGCCGAGGTGACGTTCTACGACTACAAGACCGACGCGCTCGTCACGAGGACCGTCAACCTCGACACCGGGAAGGTCGAGCAGACCACCACCGAGCACGGCGTCCAGCCGCCGCTGAGCCGGGCCGAGTACGCCGAGGCGGCGAAGATCCTGATCGCCGACCCGCTGGGCGCGGGCATGAAGGCGGACTACAAGGACGCCACCGACAAGGAGCTCACCTCCCCGGACCAGCTGCTGCTCAACGGCGCCGTGTACCGGGCAGCTCCGGGCGCGCAGCCCGCCGTGCTCGACCAGTGCGGCGAGCACCGGTGCGTGCGGCTGTTCCCGAAGGTCAAGAACGGGCCCTGGATCGACGCCCGGTCCTTCGTGATCGACCTCAGCGCCCGCAAGGTCGCCAAGCTCGACATCGGCTGA
- a CDS encoding copper amine oxidase — protein MRVNRMSRARKGAAVGLSVAALAAGATTGAGPASAQPKSAAAPAAECSAAYRIEQKLTSGTTWRMCWRYDGKAGLVLENISYQPKGEPKPIKVLNSARLGQIHVPYDDGSVEYDDLTGFGFAQGLMNLAPGECPGGTIKTVKVPEAWQDPNVKGLCTTTRARGHAYRMQGDTANKVYQAQGKDLLVYTVNQVGWYEYMTEWRFQDDGTVTMNVGATGSLSFDDYDAGDGRGWPIGKGDQAKATSHSHNVFWRLDFALDGSTKNRVEQYDSAVTAPAAGDQAPKTKTTVTKVTKELAGDAKAYRWWRMVSATGKNKDGHARSYEIVPGATTKYPGRSFTKHDVYFTEYDKCEKFATNNPGCGNGHAKTVDKWVGGQNLTHPIAWMNVGFHHIARDEDQQPMPVHWQGFSIVPRDVTAMNPLTPSELAWQNGHWRPRS, from the coding sequence ATGCGCGTGAACAGAATGAGCCGTGCCCGCAAGGGCGCGGCCGTGGGCCTGTCCGTGGCCGCCTTGGCCGCCGGCGCGACGACCGGCGCGGGGCCAGCCTCCGCCCAGCCGAAGAGCGCCGCGGCGCCGGCCGCCGAGTGCAGCGCCGCCTACCGCATCGAGCAGAAGCTCACCAGCGGCACGACCTGGCGTATGTGCTGGCGCTACGACGGCAAGGCCGGGCTCGTTCTGGAGAACATCTCCTACCAGCCCAAGGGTGAGCCCAAGCCGATCAAGGTCCTCAACAGCGCGAGGCTCGGCCAGATCCACGTCCCGTACGACGACGGCAGCGTCGAGTACGACGACCTGACGGGCTTCGGCTTCGCCCAGGGCCTGATGAACCTGGCGCCCGGCGAGTGCCCCGGCGGCACCATCAAGACCGTCAAGGTCCCGGAGGCCTGGCAGGACCCGAACGTCAAGGGTCTGTGCACCACGACCCGCGCGCGGGGACACGCCTACCGTATGCAGGGCGACACGGCGAACAAGGTCTACCAGGCGCAGGGCAAGGACCTGCTCGTCTACACGGTCAACCAGGTCGGCTGGTACGAGTACATGACCGAGTGGCGCTTCCAGGACGACGGCACGGTCACCATGAACGTGGGCGCGACCGGCAGCCTGTCCTTCGACGACTACGACGCCGGCGACGGCCGCGGCTGGCCGATAGGCAAGGGCGACCAGGCCAAGGCCACCAGCCACAGCCACAACGTCTTCTGGCGGCTCGACTTCGCTCTGGACGGCTCCACCAAGAACCGTGTCGAGCAGTACGACTCCGCCGTGACCGCGCCCGCCGCCGGTGATCAGGCCCCGAAGACCAAGACCACCGTCACCAAGGTCACCAAGGAGCTCGCCGGCGACGCCAAGGCCTACCGCTGGTGGCGCATGGTCAGCGCGACCGGCAAGAACAAGGACGGCCACGCGCGCTCGTACGAGATCGTCCCCGGCGCCACCACCAAGTACCCGGGCCGCAGCTTCACCAAGCACGACGTGTACTTCACCGAGTACGACAAGTGCGAGAAGTTCGCCACGAACAACCCCGGTTGCGGCAACGGCCACGCCAAGACGGTCGACAAGTGGGTCGGCGGCCAGAACCTCACGCACCCGATCGCCTGGATGAACGTGGGCTTCCACCACATCGCCCGGGACGAGGACCAGCAGCCCATGCCGGTCCACTGGCAGGGATTCTCCATCGTCCCGCGCGACGTGACGGCTATGAATCCGCTCACTCCGAGCGAGCTCGCCTGGCAGAACGGGCACTGGCGGCCCCGTAGTTGA
- a CDS encoding SAV2148 family HEPN domain-containing protein has translation MGSGGLELPPGDEGHEGNSTDVPPGAVSLARPMETNSIGPELDWDTDAWREVRTRAQRAGRAYIWLNLVEQRLRAVVAAVLRPIYEPVHGDDWVVAAAGPAGQEWVQRAVAVREVSRRKGYLLDPADDNVLIFLTLPQLRELMVQHWPCFEPYIDDRRDVELALDELEVTRNVVSRNRALSEAVLNQAERASARLLEILGAGGDVPSARRLPVDAVEDLVGDRYADVVAVHPDRVRLLRQFPAEDIFGGARRLDAIGIGLNLLVQNFSGRRLVRLAESGCRVRLLFLNPASSAVKRRERELGIKRGELSRAVEMNILHMRRVRSRLRDPGAFEIQVFDETPRFTAYLVDGDGSDGIAIVQSYLRRTRGLEAPALVLRNGSRVVKSEEIDPSGLFPTYREEFELMWADSRPVS, from the coding sequence GTGGGCTCGGGAGGGCTGGAGTTGCCCCCTGGTGACGAGGGTCACGAGGGGAACTCCACAGACGTCCCGCCCGGCGCGGTGTCCCTGGCCAGACCGATGGAGACCAACTCCATCGGTCCGGAGCTGGACTGGGACACCGACGCCTGGCGCGAGGTGCGTACACGCGCCCAGCGCGCCGGCCGGGCCTACATCTGGCTGAACCTCGTCGAACAGCGGCTGCGCGCGGTCGTGGCCGCTGTTCTGCGTCCCATCTACGAACCCGTCCACGGTGACGACTGGGTCGTCGCGGCGGCCGGACCGGCCGGCCAGGAATGGGTCCAGCGCGCGGTCGCCGTACGCGAAGTCAGCCGCCGCAAGGGCTACTTGCTCGACCCGGCCGACGACAACGTCCTCATCTTCCTCACGCTGCCGCAGCTGCGCGAGCTGATGGTGCAGCACTGGCCGTGCTTCGAGCCGTACATCGACGACCGTCGGGACGTCGAACTCGCCCTGGACGAACTCGAAGTGACCCGGAACGTCGTCTCGCGCAACCGCGCCCTGTCCGAGGCGGTCCTGAACCAGGCCGAGCGGGCCTCGGCGCGCCTGCTCGAGATCCTCGGCGCGGGCGGCGACGTACCCTCCGCGCGCCGGCTGCCCGTGGACGCGGTCGAGGACCTGGTCGGAGACCGGTACGCCGACGTGGTCGCCGTGCACCCCGACCGGGTACGGCTGCTGCGCCAGTTCCCGGCCGAGGACATCTTCGGCGGCGCCCGTCGGCTCGACGCCATCGGTATCGGCCTCAACCTGCTCGTGCAGAACTTCTCCGGACGGCGTCTGGTGCGCCTCGCCGAGTCCGGCTGCCGGGTGCGGCTGCTGTTCCTGAACCCGGCCTCCAGCGCAGTGAAACGGCGCGAGCGCGAACTCGGCATCAAGCGGGGCGAGTTGAGCCGCGCGGTCGAGATGAACATCCTGCACATGCGCCGGGTGCGGTCCCGACTGCGGGACCCGGGTGCCTTCGAGATCCAGGTCTTCGACGAGACGCCCCGCTTCACGGCGTACCTCGTGGACGGCGACGGCTCCGACGGCATCGCGATCGTGCAGTCCTATCTGCGGCGCACCCGGGGGCTGGAGGCGCCGGCCCTGGTGCTGCGCAACGGCAGCAGGGTGGTCAAGTCGGAAGAGATCGACCCAAGTGGGCTTTTCCCGACGTACCGCGAGGAGTTCGAGCTCATGTGGGCGGATTCGCGTCCAGTGTCCTGA
- a CDS encoding 3'-5' exonuclease, translating into MGWHRELLIGFDLETTGTDPREARIVTGAVIEVRDGQALGHREWLADPGVEIPADAVAVHGISNERATAEGRPADQVADAIADVLVTYWKTGVPVVAYNAAFDLSLLSAELRRYALPSLRDRLGGVDPAPVIDPYTIDRWADRYRRGKRNLEAVCREYGISLDSAHDASADALAAARLAGAIATRHPKIAALGPAELHHRQIEWYAEWAADFQNFLRRKGDATAVVDGTWPLREPAGETV; encoded by the coding sequence ATGGGCTGGCACCGGGAGCTGCTGATCGGCTTCGACCTGGAGACGACCGGGACCGATCCGCGCGAGGCGCGCATCGTCACGGGGGCCGTGATCGAGGTCAGGGACGGGCAGGCCCTAGGGCACAGGGAGTGGCTGGCTGATCCGGGCGTGGAGATCCCGGCGGATGCGGTCGCGGTGCACGGCATCAGCAATGAGCGCGCGACCGCCGAGGGCCGCCCGGCCGACCAGGTGGCGGACGCCATCGCCGACGTCCTCGTGACGTACTGGAAGACGGGCGTGCCGGTCGTCGCCTACAACGCGGCCTTCGACCTGAGCCTGCTCTCCGCCGAACTGCGGCGGTACGCACTGCCGTCCCTGCGCGACCGTCTGGGCGGCGTGGATCCCGCCCCGGTCATCGACCCGTACACCATCGACCGCTGGGCCGACCGCTACCGCCGCGGCAAGCGCAACCTCGAAGCGGTCTGCCGGGAGTACGGCATCTCGCTCGACTCCGCGCACGACGCCTCCGCCGACGCGCTCGCCGCGGCCCGGCTGGCTGGTGCGATAGCCACCCGCCACCCCAAGATCGCGGCCCTCGGCCCGGCGGAGCTGCACCACCGCCAGATCGAGTGGTACGCCGAGTGGGCGGCGGACTTCCAGAACTTCCTGCGCCGCAAGGGCGATGCGACAGCGGTGGTCGACGGGACGTGGCCGCTCAGGGAGCCGGCGGGGGAGACGGTCTGA
- a CDS encoding YbaK/EbsC family protein — protein sequence MPDHTYDVGTHDAGTHDDRTRHDTYDHLISLLDASSVDHRLIDHEPEGATEAVCALRGHPASEAAKCIVLRVKVDRRTTRHVLAVVPGDRRVDLDAVRALFAARYVGFSEPETAERLARAVPGTVLPFSFDPDLELVADPDVVAQPKLYFNAARLDRSLLISGADYERLAKPRIERIAAPTTQAVVSPQL from the coding sequence ATGCCCGACCACACCTACGACGTCGGCACCCACGACGCCGGCACCCACGACGACCGCACCCGGCACGACACTTACGACCACCTGATCTCCCTGCTCGACGCATCCTCCGTCGACCACCGCCTCATCGACCACGAGCCCGAGGGCGCCACCGAGGCCGTCTGTGCGCTGCGCGGGCACCCGGCGTCCGAGGCCGCGAAGTGCATCGTGCTGCGGGTCAAGGTGGACCGCCGCACCACGCGTCACGTCCTCGCGGTCGTCCCCGGAGACCGACGGGTGGACCTGGACGCCGTCCGGGCGCTGTTCGCCGCGCGCTATGTCGGCTTCAGCGAGCCGGAGACCGCCGAGCGGCTGGCCCGGGCCGTCCCCGGCACCGTCCTGCCGTTCAGCTTCGATCCCGACCTCGAACTGGTCGCCGATCCGGATGTCGTGGCCCAGCCGAAGCTGTACTTCAACGCGGCCCGGCTCGACCGCTCGCTGCTCATCTCGGGAGCGGACTACGAACGGCTGGCCAAGCCCCGCATCGAGCGCATCGCAGCGCCGACGACACAGGCGGTCGTGTCGCCACAGCTGTGA